The following are encoded in a window of Alphaproteobacteria bacterium genomic DNA:
- a CDS encoding phage baseplate assembly protein V, translated as MREDHNFEGDMGDLVNFGTIAEVDLARGMVRVDTGDVQSDWVRFSTGRAGATRIWSPPTVGEQVALHAPSGDLAGAYAIGGFHSDDFPPAGDSLRELIQFGDGALIAYDPEAHALEAHLPDGATVSIIAAGGVTIDASDGGLSIVGDVTIEGELHVTGDIGSDADVLADTVSLKDHKHTGVSAGGGISGKPVQ; from the coding sequence ATGCGCGAGGATCACAACTTCGAAGGCGACATGGGCGACCTGGTCAACTTCGGCACCATTGCCGAAGTCGATCTCGCGCGCGGCATGGTGCGCGTCGACACCGGCGACGTCCAATCGGATTGGGTTCGCTTCTCGACGGGGCGCGCCGGCGCGACGCGGATCTGGTCGCCGCCCACCGTGGGCGAGCAGGTCGCGCTGCACGCGCCGAGCGGGGATCTCGCCGGCGCCTACGCAATCGGCGGCTTCCATTCCGACGACTTCCCTCCAGCGGGCGATTCCCTGCGCGAGCTGATCCAGTTCGGCGACGGCGCGCTGATCGCCTACGATCCCGAGGCCCACGCGCTCGAGGCTCACCTTCCCGACGGCGCCACCGTCAGCATCATTGCCGCCGGCGGCGTTACGATCGACGCCAGCGACGGCGGCCTTTCGATCGTCGGCGACGTCACGATCGAGGGCGAGCTCCACGTCACCGGCGATATCGGATCGGACGCCGACGTGCTCGCCGACACCGTCAGCCTGAAGGATCACAAGCATACCGGCGTTTCCGCCGGCGGCGGGATCTCCGGGAAGCCCGTGCAATGA
- a CDS encoding cadherin repeat domain-containing protein gives MSDLAQRIADLADRLAAEFNAVRDEASLAALTQAAMMDLALDGELTPGKVYVLTDEDRVVVAFTSTSYADMPIGPVAYGGPPAQIVAGGAFNDASGWTVSGAGASITGGQLVFGAGGGLKRAYWVAGETLVQDQAYAYSFDIVSRTSGLCLLSIGADGISAGTSTANFSAPGNYSGVIELAGLIGQDILIFASSGAVLTVDNVSVTRALNSLVLSEGSISENSPAGTVVGAFSRTFEGSVLSLSDDAGGLFEVVGHELRVAGGLNFETASSHEITVVETRPGVANSPRSTDLTVTVTNALDGTLGPELNPDPEFNNPGLWTCSNEGGNPVPEITGGKAIFTVGGSIEIPTTDTLGPGIYRVTWTIDDIVGECEVCLGYGTLPSTIAQSVAATYAEDVDCTETGTPPGADVIRIATSGAGFSAQIDNISVKLVTFP, from the coding sequence ATGTCCGACCTCGCCCAGCGCATCGCAGATCTCGCCGATCGCCTCGCCGCCGAGTTCAACGCTGTGCGCGACGAGGCATCGCTCGCGGCCCTTACCCAAGCGGCGATGATGGATCTCGCTCTCGACGGCGAGTTGACGCCAGGAAAGGTCTACGTGCTCACCGATGAAGATCGCGTCGTCGTCGCTTTCACGTCGACCAGCTACGCCGACATGCCGATCGGCCCCGTCGCCTACGGGGGCCCACCCGCGCAGATCGTGGCTGGCGGCGCATTCAACGACGCCTCGGGCTGGACGGTCTCCGGAGCGGGCGCATCGATCACAGGCGGGCAGCTCGTCTTCGGTGCCGGCGGGGGCTTGAAGCGGGCATATTGGGTGGCGGGCGAAACGCTGGTCCAGGATCAGGCCTATGCCTACAGCTTCGACATTGTCAGCCGCACCTCGGGCCTTTGCTTGCTCTCGATCGGCGCGGATGGAATCTCCGCCGGAACTTCGACGGCCAACTTTTCAGCCCCCGGCAATTATTCCGGCGTGATAGAGCTGGCCGGTTTGATCGGCCAGGACATATTGATCTTCGCGAGCAGTGGCGCCGTCCTCACCGTCGACAATGTCAGCGTCACCCGCGCGCTCAACTCCCTTGTTCTTTCCGAGGGCAGCATTTCCGAGAACTCGCCCGCCGGGACCGTCGTCGGCGCGTTTTCGAGGACTTTCGAAGGGTCGGTGCTCAGCCTCTCCGACGACGCCGGCGGCCTATTTGAGGTCGTGGGCCACGAGCTGCGCGTTGCCGGTGGTCTAAATTTCGAAACCGCCTCGAGCCACGAAATTACTGTCGTGGAGACGAGGCCCGGCGTGGCCAACTCGCCGCGGTCGACCGACCTCACCGTTACGGTCACCAACGCGCTGGACGGCACCCTCGGCCCCGAGCTCAACCCAGATCCGGAATTCAACAATCCGGGCCTGTGGACGTGCTCAAACGAAGGCGGCAATCCCGTTCCCGAGATCACCGGCGGAAAAGCGATCTTCACGGTCGGCGGCTCGATCGAGATACCGACGACGGACACACTCGGCCCGGGCATCTACCGGGTCACTTGGACGATCGACGACATTGTCGGTGAGTGCGAAGTCTGCCTCGGATATGGCACCCTTCCGTCGACGATCGCTCAATCGGTCGCGGCCACCTACGCGGAAGACGTCGATTGCACCGAGACCGGGACGCCCCCAGGTGCCGACGTCATCCGGATCGCCACCTCTGGCGCCGGCTTCTCCGCCCAGATCGACAATATCTCGGTGAAGCTCGTTACTTTCCCCTGA
- a CDS encoding DNA adenine methylase, translating to MESTANFVSVTPVTPPAPYVGGKSRLAKRLIAMIDAIPHKTYAEPFLGMGGVFLRRHRKPSSEVINDLSGDVSTFFRILQRHYVAFLDMLRFQLTTRAEFERLKATNPETLTDLERAARFLYLQCTTYGGLREGVFGLRPNRPGRFDVTRLQPALEELHERLAGVVIERLPFDDLMRRYDTEHTLYFIDPPYWGIEGLYGKELFTRGDYELLRERLRRLAGSFILTLNDKPEVRDFFGEFSILPVAFRYTLARKHGGGNPEGKELIITNRPLALAAMAANDD from the coding sequence ACGCCCGTCACCCCCCCAGCCCCCTACGTGGGCGGGAAAAGCCGGCTGGCGAAGCGCCTGATCGCCATGATCGACGCGATTCCCCATAAGACCTACGCCGAGCCCTTCCTCGGAATGGGCGGCGTCTTCCTTCGCCGCCATCGCAAGCCGTCGTCGGAAGTAATCAACGATCTGTCGGGCGACGTCTCGACCTTCTTCCGCATCCTTCAGCGTCACTACGTCGCCTTCCTCGACATGCTGCGATTCCAGCTCACCACGCGGGCGGAATTCGAGCGGCTGAAGGCGACCAATCCCGAGACGCTCACGGATCTCGAGCGCGCCGCGCGCTTCCTCTATCTACAATGCACCACTTACGGCGGGTTGCGAGAAGGTGTCTTCGGCTTGCGACCGAACCGCCCAGGCAGATTCGACGTGACGCGGCTGCAGCCCGCGCTCGAGGAGCTGCACGAGCGCTTGGCCGGCGTCGTGATCGAGCGGCTGCCCTTCGATGATCTCATGCGGCGCTATGACACCGAGCATACGCTCTATTTCATCGATCCGCCCTACTGGGGGATCGAAGGCCTCTACGGAAAGGAGCTCTTCACGAGGGGCGACTATGAGCTTTTGAGGGAGCGGCTTCGCCGCTTGGCGGGGAGCTTCATCCTGACGCTCAACGACAAGCCCGAAGTGCGCGACTTCTTCGGCGAGTTCTCGATCCTGCCCGTGGCGTTCCGCTACACGCTGGCGCGCAAGCATGGCGGTGGCAACCCCGAGGGCAAGGAGCTCATCATCACCAATCGGCCGCTCGCGCTCGCGGCGATGGCGGCGAACGACGACTGA